One part of the Quercus lobata isolate SW786 chromosome 7, ValleyOak3.0 Primary Assembly, whole genome shotgun sequence genome encodes these proteins:
- the LOC115954157 gene encoding transmembrane 9 superfamily member 4-like isoform X1 has protein sequence MARRVRTSFLVLILVALPALVYAIQTMRYAPFMEVKRDGEYKEGDYIPLFVGKAYPNEGDDPCEAYSYFDLPFCPPGDPIPNRKKSFEEVIAGDCYVNTGYELRFMTETKKRPLCEKILTREEVAKVKEAIENKTVYGMYFDNIRFKMQVGEKSATSYDPMHYVFNHLDFHILYLENKVKYIYVIDDYDIAEDISKDKEIHVNFTYSVSWEDFEYIELYLNQQISILSSVSDSSEKVGGDDPMPYTTNIVICAWLLLLCIVIVTYHRKYFTRRNAFQAEMMTKATGLVLPSRIHGYRCRCPPYSSLLGAILGVGTQLFIMNSICRVCILFVLAVYTGRQYPCNHESLYTWIITSYVLTSLVSGYKAASFHSSFTRSRWRECVLQTGALYFVPVFITGLAIITLKVITTGVSLPHDWYNYLWKIISLPLSFGILILGGILGQSSLRESEITCSTVHFQSEIRNQAWYMKTPAHMFFGGLLPFCMIFFMMNDIYASLYSLKVCGAFSTMFTAFLLVIMLTVSVGMGCTHYQLSNQDNQWWWRSVFRGGSIAIFMFAYGLYFYARASARISMNLLQFLGYNACIFYAVFLILGTIGFYASSIISKRVHRGLKEL, from the exons ATGGCTCGTAGAGTACGAACGAGTTTCTTGGTTCTGATACTGGTTGCTCTTCCAGCTTTGGTATACGCGATTCAGACTATGAGATATGCGCCTTTCATGGAGGTAAAACGAGATGGGGAGTACAAGGAAGGCGATTACATTCCTCTCTTCGTCGGCAAAGCTTATCCTAATGAAGGAGATGATCCATG TGAGGCATATTCCTATTTTGATTTGCCATTCTGCCCTCCTGGAG ATCCAATACCCAACAGAAAGAAATCGTTTGAAGAAGTTATAGCAGGGGATTGCTATGTGAACACTGGGTATGAATTGAGGTTCATGACGGAAACAAAGAAGAGACCCCTTTGTGAGAAAATTCTGACGAGAGAAGAAGTTGCGAAAGTTAAAGAAGCCATTGAAAATAAAACTGTGTACGGGATGTACTTTGATAACATTCGCTTCAAAATGCAAGTTGGAGAAAAGAGTGCAACCTCCTACGATCCTATGCATTATGTTTTCAATCACCTGGACTTTCATATCCTTTACTTAGAAAACAAAGTCAAATACATATATGTTATTGATGACTACGATATTGCTGAGGATATATCTAAGGACAAGGAAATCCATGTCAACTTCACGTATTCTGTCTCCTGGGAAGATTTTGAATATATAGAGTTATATTTGAACCAACAAATAAGTATTCTGTCTTCGGTCAGTGACTCGTCGGAGAAAGTTGGGGGAGACGATCCTATGCCTTATACTACAAATATAGTCATTTGCGCCTGGCTTCTGTTGCTTTGTATTGTGATTGTGACATACCATAGAAAGTATTTTACTCG GAGGAATGCTTTTCAAGCTGAAATGATGACCAAAGCAACAGGGCTTGTTCTTCCAAGTCGTATTCATGGCTATAGGTGCAGGTGTCCTCCGTACTCGTCCCTACTTGGGGCCATTCTGGGTGTTGGAACTCAACTCTTCATTAT GAATTCTATTTGCAGAGTTTGCATCCTCTTTGTTTTGGCTGTATATACTGGTCGCCAATATCCCTGCAATCATGAGAGCTTGTATACTTGGATCATCACGAGTTATGTTCTCACATCATTGGTTTCTGGGTACAAGGCTGCTTCATTCCACTCTAGTTTCACAAGAAGTAGATGG AGAGAATGTGTTTTACAAACTGGGGCCCTGTACTTTGTTCCCGTGTTCATAACAGGTCTTGCCATAATTACATTAAAGGTGATCACAACAGGGGTGTCGCTTCCGCACGATTGGTATAATTATCTTTGGAAAATCATTTCATTACCCCTCTCTTTCGGAATCCTTATTTTGGGTGGCATATTGGGGCAGTCTTCCCTAAGAGAATCTGAAATAACTTGTTCCACCGTACACTTTCAAAGTGAGATTCGTAATCAGGCTTGGTACATGAAGACACCTGCTCACATGTTCTTTGGGGGCCTTCTGCCTTTCTGCATGATCTTCTTCATGATGAATGATATCTATGCAAGCTTGTACAGTTTGAAAGTCTGTGGTGCATTTAGTACTATGTTTACGGCCTTCCTTCTTGTCATCATGCTGACTGTGTCGGTGGGAATGGGCTGTACACACTATCAGCTGTCCAATCAAGATAACCAATGGTGGTGGAG ATCTGTGTTTCGTGGGGGATCAATTGCCATTTTTATGTTTGCGTATGGCCTCTATTTCTATGCTAGAGCAAGCGCTAGAATTTCAATGAACCTGCTACAGTTCCTGGGCTACAATGCTTGCATATTCTATGCTGTTTTCTTGATACTTGGAACCATTGGCTTCTATGCTTCATCAATTATTTCCAAACGCGTACACCGAGGTCTAAAAGAGTTGTGA
- the LOC115954157 gene encoding transmembrane 9 superfamily member 4-like isoform X2 — MARRVRTSFLVLILVALPALVYAIQTMRYAPFMEVKRDGEYKEGDYIPLFVGKAYPNEGDDPCEAYSYFDLPFCPPGDPIPNRKKSFEEVIAGDCYVNTGYELRFMTETKKRPLCEKILTREEVAKVKEAIENKTVYGMYFDNIRFKMQVGEKSATSYDPMHYVFNHLDFHILYLENKVKYIYVIDDYDIAEDISKDKEIHVNFTYSVSWEDFEYIELYLNQQISILSSVSDSSEKVGGDDPMPYTTNIVICAWLLLLCIVIVTYHRKYFTRRNAFQAEMMTKATGLVLPSRIHGYRCRCPPYSSLLGAILGVGTQLFIIVCILFVLAVYTGRQYPCNHESLYTWIITSYVLTSLVSGYKAASFHSSFTRSRWRECVLQTGALYFVPVFITGLAIITLKVITTGVSLPHDWYNYLWKIISLPLSFGILILGGILGQSSLRESEITCSTVHFQSEIRNQAWYMKTPAHMFFGGLLPFCMIFFMMNDIYASLYSLKVCGAFSTMFTAFLLVIMLTVSVGMGCTHYQLSNQDNQWWWRSVFRGGSIAIFMFAYGLYFYARASARISMNLLQFLGYNACIFYAVFLILGTIGFYASSIISKRVHRGLKEL, encoded by the exons ATGGCTCGTAGAGTACGAACGAGTTTCTTGGTTCTGATACTGGTTGCTCTTCCAGCTTTGGTATACGCGATTCAGACTATGAGATATGCGCCTTTCATGGAGGTAAAACGAGATGGGGAGTACAAGGAAGGCGATTACATTCCTCTCTTCGTCGGCAAAGCTTATCCTAATGAAGGAGATGATCCATG TGAGGCATATTCCTATTTTGATTTGCCATTCTGCCCTCCTGGAG ATCCAATACCCAACAGAAAGAAATCGTTTGAAGAAGTTATAGCAGGGGATTGCTATGTGAACACTGGGTATGAATTGAGGTTCATGACGGAAACAAAGAAGAGACCCCTTTGTGAGAAAATTCTGACGAGAGAAGAAGTTGCGAAAGTTAAAGAAGCCATTGAAAATAAAACTGTGTACGGGATGTACTTTGATAACATTCGCTTCAAAATGCAAGTTGGAGAAAAGAGTGCAACCTCCTACGATCCTATGCATTATGTTTTCAATCACCTGGACTTTCATATCCTTTACTTAGAAAACAAAGTCAAATACATATATGTTATTGATGACTACGATATTGCTGAGGATATATCTAAGGACAAGGAAATCCATGTCAACTTCACGTATTCTGTCTCCTGGGAAGATTTTGAATATATAGAGTTATATTTGAACCAACAAATAAGTATTCTGTCTTCGGTCAGTGACTCGTCGGAGAAAGTTGGGGGAGACGATCCTATGCCTTATACTACAAATATAGTCATTTGCGCCTGGCTTCTGTTGCTTTGTATTGTGATTGTGACATACCATAGAAAGTATTTTACTCG GAGGAATGCTTTTCAAGCTGAAATGATGACCAAAGCAACAGGGCTTGTTCTTCCAAGTCGTATTCATGGCTATAGGTGCAGGTGTCCTCCGTACTCGTCCCTACTTGGGGCCATTCTGGGTGTTGGAACTCAACTCTTCATTAT AGTTTGCATCCTCTTTGTTTTGGCTGTATATACTGGTCGCCAATATCCCTGCAATCATGAGAGCTTGTATACTTGGATCATCACGAGTTATGTTCTCACATCATTGGTTTCTGGGTACAAGGCTGCTTCATTCCACTCTAGTTTCACAAGAAGTAGATGG AGAGAATGTGTTTTACAAACTGGGGCCCTGTACTTTGTTCCCGTGTTCATAACAGGTCTTGCCATAATTACATTAAAGGTGATCACAACAGGGGTGTCGCTTCCGCACGATTGGTATAATTATCTTTGGAAAATCATTTCATTACCCCTCTCTTTCGGAATCCTTATTTTGGGTGGCATATTGGGGCAGTCTTCCCTAAGAGAATCTGAAATAACTTGTTCCACCGTACACTTTCAAAGTGAGATTCGTAATCAGGCTTGGTACATGAAGACACCTGCTCACATGTTCTTTGGGGGCCTTCTGCCTTTCTGCATGATCTTCTTCATGATGAATGATATCTATGCAAGCTTGTACAGTTTGAAAGTCTGTGGTGCATTTAGTACTATGTTTACGGCCTTCCTTCTTGTCATCATGCTGACTGTGTCGGTGGGAATGGGCTGTACACACTATCAGCTGTCCAATCAAGATAACCAATGGTGGTGGAG ATCTGTGTTTCGTGGGGGATCAATTGCCATTTTTATGTTTGCGTATGGCCTCTATTTCTATGCTAGAGCAAGCGCTAGAATTTCAATGAACCTGCTACAGTTCCTGGGCTACAATGCTTGCATATTCTATGCTGTTTTCTTGATACTTGGAACCATTGGCTTCTATGCTTCATCAATTATTTCCAAACGCGTACACCGAGGTCTAAAAGAGTTGTGA
- the LOC115954157 gene encoding transmembrane 9 superfamily member 4-like isoform X3: MARRVRTSFLVLILVALPALVYAIQTMRYAPFMEVKRDGEYKEGDYIPLFVGKAYPNEGDDPCEAYSYFDLPFCPPGDPIPNRKKSFEEVIAGDCYVNTGYELRFMTETKKRPLCEKILTREEVAKVKEAIENKTVYGMYFDNIRFKMQVGEKSATSYDPMHYVFNHLDFHILYLENKVKYIYVIDDYDIAEDISKDKEIHVNFTYSVSWEDFEYIELYLNQQISILSSVSDSSEKVGGDDPMPYTTNIVICAWLLLLCIVIVTYHRKYFTRRNAFQAEMMTKATGLVLPSRIHGYRCRCPPYSSLLGAILGVGTQLFIMNSICRVCILFVLAVYTGRQYPCNHESLYTWIITSYVLTSLVSGYKAASFHSSFTRSRWRECVLQTGALYFVPVFITGLAIITLKVITTGVSLPHDWYNYLWKIISLPLSFGILILGGILGQSSLRESEITCSTVHFQSEIRNQAWYMKTPAHMFFGGLLPFCMIFFMMNDIYASLYSLKVCGAFSTMFTAFLLVIMLTVSVGMGCTHYQLSNQDNQWWWSLSAMQICVSWGINCHFYVCVWPLFLC; encoded by the exons ATGGCTCGTAGAGTACGAACGAGTTTCTTGGTTCTGATACTGGTTGCTCTTCCAGCTTTGGTATACGCGATTCAGACTATGAGATATGCGCCTTTCATGGAGGTAAAACGAGATGGGGAGTACAAGGAAGGCGATTACATTCCTCTCTTCGTCGGCAAAGCTTATCCTAATGAAGGAGATGATCCATG TGAGGCATATTCCTATTTTGATTTGCCATTCTGCCCTCCTGGAG ATCCAATACCCAACAGAAAGAAATCGTTTGAAGAAGTTATAGCAGGGGATTGCTATGTGAACACTGGGTATGAATTGAGGTTCATGACGGAAACAAAGAAGAGACCCCTTTGTGAGAAAATTCTGACGAGAGAAGAAGTTGCGAAAGTTAAAGAAGCCATTGAAAATAAAACTGTGTACGGGATGTACTTTGATAACATTCGCTTCAAAATGCAAGTTGGAGAAAAGAGTGCAACCTCCTACGATCCTATGCATTATGTTTTCAATCACCTGGACTTTCATATCCTTTACTTAGAAAACAAAGTCAAATACATATATGTTATTGATGACTACGATATTGCTGAGGATATATCTAAGGACAAGGAAATCCATGTCAACTTCACGTATTCTGTCTCCTGGGAAGATTTTGAATATATAGAGTTATATTTGAACCAACAAATAAGTATTCTGTCTTCGGTCAGTGACTCGTCGGAGAAAGTTGGGGGAGACGATCCTATGCCTTATACTACAAATATAGTCATTTGCGCCTGGCTTCTGTTGCTTTGTATTGTGATTGTGACATACCATAGAAAGTATTTTACTCG GAGGAATGCTTTTCAAGCTGAAATGATGACCAAAGCAACAGGGCTTGTTCTTCCAAGTCGTATTCATGGCTATAGGTGCAGGTGTCCTCCGTACTCGTCCCTACTTGGGGCCATTCTGGGTGTTGGAACTCAACTCTTCATTAT GAATTCTATTTGCAGAGTTTGCATCCTCTTTGTTTTGGCTGTATATACTGGTCGCCAATATCCCTGCAATCATGAGAGCTTGTATACTTGGATCATCACGAGTTATGTTCTCACATCATTGGTTTCTGGGTACAAGGCTGCTTCATTCCACTCTAGTTTCACAAGAAGTAGATGG AGAGAATGTGTTTTACAAACTGGGGCCCTGTACTTTGTTCCCGTGTTCATAACAGGTCTTGCCATAATTACATTAAAGGTGATCACAACAGGGGTGTCGCTTCCGCACGATTGGTATAATTATCTTTGGAAAATCATTTCATTACCCCTCTCTTTCGGAATCCTTATTTTGGGTGGCATATTGGGGCAGTCTTCCCTAAGAGAATCTGAAATAACTTGTTCCACCGTACACTTTCAAAGTGAGATTCGTAATCAGGCTTGGTACATGAAGACACCTGCTCACATGTTCTTTGGGGGCCTTCTGCCTTTCTGCATGATCTTCTTCATGATGAATGATATCTATGCAAGCTTGTACAGTTTGAAAGTCTGTGGTGCATTTAGTACTATGTTTACGGCCTTCCTTCTTGTCATCATGCTGACTGTGTCGGTGGGAATGGGCTGTACACACTATCAGCTGTCCAATCAAGATAACCAATGGTGGTGGAG TCTATCTGCAATGCAGATCTGTGTTTCGTGGGGGATCAATTGCCATTTTTATGTTTGCGTATGGCCTCTATTTCTATGCTAG